In [Leptolyngbya] sp. PCC 7376, a genomic segment contains:
- a CDS encoding IS1 family transposase (programmed frameshift), which produces MTIHCPQCNAQDIIKSGFAKNRQRFKCKQCNYQFTSFSKERGKPLWMKLEAVLMYMSGMSMNATAKILGVSAQSVLNWVRDFGEANYEKPTPESAVVVELDELWHFIQEKNKLWVWKAYDRNTGRLIDWELGSRDSRTLGHLLERFSQWQITVYCTDNWKPYQQLLENHPDAFHVISKKETIAIERNNSDNRHWFARFHRRTKVVSKSKHMVDLSMALFAKFRVNGSIELLRNWRLTLLS; this is translated from the exons ATGACAATTCACTGTCCCCAATGTAATGCTCAAGACATCATCAAAAGTGGATTCGCTAAAAATCGTCAACGATTTAAGTGTAAGCAGTGCAATTATCAATTTACAAGCTTTTCTAAAGAGCGGGGCAAGCCTCTCTGGATGAAATTAGAAGCTGTATTGATGTATATGAGTGGTATGTCCATGAATGCGACAGCCAAGATTCTCGGTGTATCAGCTCAATCAGTGCTCAATTGGGTAAGAGATTTCGGTGAAGCCAATTATGAAAAGCCCACTCCTGAGTCTGCTGTCGTGGTGGAGCTAGATGAGCTATGGCATTTTATCCAA GAAAAAAACAAACTTTGGGTCTGGAAAGCATATGACCGTAATACTGGGCGACTCATTGACTGGGAATTGGGAAGTCGTGATAGTCGAACTTTAGGTCATTTACTAGAGCGGTTCTCGCAATGGCAAATCACTGTCTATTGCACCGATAATTGGAAACCCTATCAACAGCTATTAGAGAATCACCCAGATGCTTTTCATGTCATTAGCAAGAAAGAGACAATAGCAATTGAGAGAAACAACTCAGACAATCGCCATTGGTTTGCTCGGTTTCATCGCAGGACGAAGGTCGTCTCTAAATCAAAACACATGGTGGACTTGAGCATGGCACTGTTTGCGAAATTTAGAGTGAATGGAAGTATTGAGCTACTGCGCAATTGGCGTTTAACATTACTCTCTTGA
- a CDS encoding TROVE domain-containing protein — protein MSYKFFTSRKNTPQSQPIPGRETEMLKGRSGGYHFDPGMWAMLKRCLLIGTAQSTFYADKHELTGEFTQVVNQCVAADPARVAKEIAYASDGHAINNSAPIYALTLLSMGESPDAKRAFMEIFPQIVRTGSHFYEWLSYSKALRGFGKVVRECGTSWLSNANVKSLAYQLLKYQQRHGFTNRDVLRLFHVKPATDDHQTLYNWVVKGWDVLPKQAPSDALQQIWWYEWLKRNPSQTKKAIAEGRLTHEMVAPIGEMDEGAWKLLMQGMPIGALLRNLGSLTEIGVLRAHYNKQLKYVASVLNDRNRLRKGRIHPIDVLKALKTYQSGGKLGRSKKTWTVIPRIVDILERALEMSFDTVAPTEKTFLHAVDVSGSMSCYTVSSVNLTCAEIATVFALVSAKAEKNYAIRGFSTSFKDLGITASDSFQSAMQKTTNQNFGGTDASCAYKWAIKHKFWADVICFWTDCESWAGSQPSQVLEKYRRKVNPDVKAVYVTLAPYKLSLVDPKDRNSWDLGGFDPSMPKIIQAIANGDL, from the coding sequence ATGTCATATAAATTTTTCACTTCCCGTAAAAACACACCTCAGTCTCAGCCTATCCCTGGCCGTGAAACTGAAATGCTGAAAGGTCGTTCCGGTGGTTATCATTTCGACCCTGGTATGTGGGCAATGTTAAAGCGTTGTTTATTGATTGGGACAGCCCAAAGTACTTTTTATGCGGATAAGCATGAGCTGACAGGTGAGTTCACCCAGGTTGTTAATCAATGTGTAGCAGCAGATCCTGCACGAGTTGCAAAGGAAATTGCCTATGCCAGTGATGGTCATGCGATTAATAACAGTGCACCTATCTATGCGTTGACGTTGTTATCTATGGGCGAATCTCCCGATGCGAAACGAGCATTTATGGAAATTTTTCCGCAGATTGTGCGTACTGGAAGCCATTTTTATGAATGGTTGAGCTATTCCAAGGCGTTGCGTGGTTTCGGTAAGGTGGTGCGTGAGTGCGGTACATCTTGGTTGAGTAATGCCAATGTGAAATCCTTGGCGTACCAATTGCTGAAATATCAACAACGTCATGGTTTCACGAATCGCGATGTGTTGCGTCTGTTTCACGTAAAACCTGCCACTGATGATCACCAAACGCTCTATAACTGGGTGGTAAAGGGTTGGGATGTTTTGCCTAAGCAAGCGCCTTCTGATGCTTTGCAACAAATCTGGTGGTACGAATGGCTCAAGCGTAATCCTAGCCAAACTAAAAAGGCGATCGCCGAGGGTCGTTTAACCCATGAGATGGTTGCACCTATTGGTGAGATGGATGAAGGTGCCTGGAAACTATTGATGCAGGGTATGCCTATTGGTGCGTTGTTGCGTAACCTTGGTTCCCTAACTGAAATTGGTGTATTGCGCGCTCACTACAACAAACAGTTGAAGTACGTTGCATCTGTGCTAAATGACAGAAATCGCCTCCGTAAAGGTCGTATCCATCCTATCGATGTGCTGAAGGCATTAAAGACTTATCAGTCCGGCGGTAAGTTGGGTCGTAGCAAGAAAACTTGGACTGTTATCCCTCGTATTGTGGATATCCTGGAGCGCGCTCTAGAGATGTCCTTCGATACAGTGGCACCTACAGAAAAAACCTTCTTGCATGCAGTGGATGTCTCTGGCTCGATGTCTTGCTATACCGTGAGTTCGGTCAATCTGACTTGCGCTGAAATTGCGACAGTATTCGCCTTGGTGAGTGCAAAAGCAGAGAAAAACTATGCGATTCGTGGTTTCTCTACTTCTTTCAAGGATTTGGGTATCACGGCATCCGATAGCTTCCAATCTGCGATGCAGAAGACAACCAATCAAAACTTTGGTGGGACTGATGCGTCCTGTGCCTACAAGTGGGCCATCAAGCATAAGTTCTGGGCAGATGTGATTTGCTTCTGGACAGACTGCGAATCCTGGGCAGGTTCTCAGCCTAGCCAAGTGTTGGAGAAGTATCGCCGTAAGGTCAATCCTGATGTGAAAGCGGTTTATGTGACCCTTGCTCCCTACAAATTAAGTTTGGTGGATCCTAAAGATCGTAATTCTTGGGATTTAGGTGGCTTCGATCCTTCTATGCCTAAAATCATTCAGGCGATCGCCAATGGTGATCTTTAA
- a CDS encoding Uma2 family endonuclease, translating into MATTLRIQSETTPLTVSLPASKPMSQEEFYEFCLANRDLRIERTATGEVIVMPPAFSDTGNRNFNLAVQLGIWAEKDGTGLGFDSSAGFTLPNSAMRSPDASWMRKEKWEALSEEEKSSFAPVCPDFVIELRSKSDTLKGLQAKMEEYLKNGVALGWLIDRRNKTVYIYRPNQTPQILENPDVVNGDPELPNFQLPMAKIW; encoded by the coding sequence ATGGCAACAACATTACGAATCCAGTCTGAAACTACACCTCTAACTGTTTCACTGCCTGCTAGTAAACCGATGAGCCAAGAAGAATTTTATGAGTTTTGTCTTGCCAACCGAGATTTACGCATCGAGCGCACCGCCACAGGAGAAGTGATTGTTATGCCCCCAGCTTTTTCGGATACGGGCAATCGAAATTTTAATTTGGCTGTACAGCTGGGCATTTGGGCGGAGAAAGATGGAACAGGTTTAGGATTTGATTCTAGTGCTGGTTTTACTTTGCCAAATAGTGCCATGCGATCGCCGGATGCGTCGTGGATGCGAAAGGAAAAATGGGAGGCTTTATCAGAAGAAGAAAAGTCATCTTTTGCGCCAGTCTGTCCAGATTTTGTCATCGAGCTACGGTCAAAAAGTGACACTCTCAAAGGTCTACAGGCAAAAATGGAAGAGTATCTGAAAAATGGTGTTGCTCTAGGTTGGTTAATTGATCGTCGAAATAAAACCGTTTATATCTATCGCCCTAATCAAACGCCACAAATCCTCGAAAACCCGGATGTCGTTAATGGCGATCCTGAGCTACCTAATTTTCAGTTACCCATGGCAAAGATCTGGTAA
- a CDS encoding IS1 family transposase (programmed frameshift), which translates to MECPECQSTHIRKNGKKKGKQNHICVDCGRQFIDHYSQLGYSNAFKRECLKMYVNGMGFRAIERVKGVHHTTVITWVKQVGALLPDAYEPEEMPQVGELDELQTFVGAKKNKVWLWTAVDHFQPGILAWTIGDRSAETFKPLWAIVSLWRCFFYVTDGWKVYPIFVPDGDQIVSKTYMTRVEGENTRLRHYLARLHRKTLCYSKSVEMLEHSIRLLIHYLKFWDVPIPRPS; encoded by the exons ATGGAATGTCCAGAATGCCAATCTACTCATATCCGTAAGAACGGAAAGAAAAAAGGCAAACAGAATCACATCTGTGTAGATTGCGGTCGTCAGTTTATCGACCACTATAGTCAGCTCGGCTACTCAAATGCCTTCAAACGTGAATGCCTCAAAATGTATGTCAACGGTATGGGCTTTCGAGCCATTGAACGAGTGAAAGGAGTGCACCACACTACCGTCATCACTTGGGTCAAACAAGTCGGTGCATTGCTGCCTGATGCTTATGAACCGGAAGAGATGCCTCAGGTCGGGGAACTCGATGAACTTCAAACATTCGTCGGTGCTA AAAAAAACAAGGTCTGGCTCTGGACAGCAGTAGACCACTTTCAACCAGGTATTCTTGCTTGGACTATTGGTGACAGAAGTGCAGAGACATTCAAGCCACTATGGGCAATCGTTAGTCTCTGGAGATGCTTCTTTTACGTCACAGATGGCTGGAAAGTTTATCCCATCTTTGTACCCGATGGGGACCAGATTGTCAGTAAGACCTATATGACTCGAGTCGAAGGAGAGAACACTCGATTGCGGCATTATCTCGCTCGACTCCATCGAAAGACCTTATGTTATTCAAAGTCTGTGGAAATGTTAGAGCATTCGATTCGATTGCTGATTCACTATCTCAAGTTCTGGGATGTTCCTATCCCTCGACCCTCATAG